The genomic region TGACTGGATTTGCGTGGAAGAAAAGGTTAAGTGGATAATGTTCTGGAGAGGGTAGAGAGTAGGCATAAGCATGTTCTTCATTCAGGGATGTGCTGTCCTTTGCTGACAGAGATGGAAGAGCTTTGAGGAAGccagtcatttaaaatgttgGCGGTACCTCAGCACTTGGAGCTCCTCACAATTAAAAGCATCTGTGATTCATACTGTTCACTGAGTTATTTCAGCCCTGAAAAGCAAGctcttatttaaaatttcaattaGAGTActaatttcatttgaattttgaGAGGACGAGTCAGTTTTCAGCCTACCTTATCTGAAAACCCAAAGCTGTTGAACTACAGAATACAGGTAAAACAACTGTCTATGCATTAACTGTCACGAACGGAAGAGATAAAGATACAGTGTGCAGGTTGGCATGAACAGATCAAGTCATCtgggcagcagaggagcagattTATCTAAGCCAGTGCTGGGTATAACCCACTGGTATTCACTGTAAGACATGGCATATTCTTAGTCTTCTAAGTGTCTATGTTGGAATTCAGcagacagattttaaaatcttttgtttctaCCTAAAAGTTCCGTTCAGACTCACATGCATGTCCAGAAATCATCTAAtatagtctttttcttttcatctgtaaaaatgaaaattacttttaaataatacaattttaagaatcctaaatgaaaaaaaaattaatgaaaacccttgtttttcttttgtgtatctTGGGGTTTCAGACTTAATCTCCTCTCATTAGAGCTTGGAGAAATAACTTCTAAAATTTAGGAAAGGGGGATATATAAAACATTTAGTAATAGATGTGTTAGCTGTGCAAACCCTTAATTCTAATACATGTCTAACTTGTTTTCAAATACTGAGTTATACTATCATTGTAGAAAATAGTACCAtgcatatttggaaaaaaaaaaaaaaagaaaagttgtggCTTTTGGTGTGGTAAAATTcactttactgaaaaatattgaaaaattcTTCTGTCACAGAATAATCATCACTGCTTAAATTGtagattaaaaagcagaatgaaagccATGTTATTGATACCTCACAAAGCAGATGACTGGTTGTCcttcatttgcttcttttcctttttttgtaatagTTGTAAGGGTTTAAAATGGACTGATTAATTTAAATGTGATAGTATAGAACCAGAAGGAAGATTATACTATGAcagaagttaatattttttacagTATATTCTCCTATTCCATGctataaatatgaaattactGTAATCATAAACTTCATTAATGTGGGCTGCCATGATGCTTTGTAAAGCATAGTTGTCTTACTGTTATTGTCAGTTGACTTTTGATTTGCTACATGGGTTCTCGCCTTAAACCTTTCTGTGTAGTAACCATATATTCAAATTCTTAGCTCTGAAGTGTTATGTTTTATCTTGGAGGGAGAAGACTCTTGCTGTCATACCAGCAAAAATAGAGTTATCTAGATGAAGCAGAAGAGACtaaaagaaagagcaagctTACCAGCACTGCTTAAAAGGAATCCAGACTTTATTTGAAGGTAGAATGCAGCATATACTTTATTCTGGCAGTGCGTTATTACATGACTTAAAATTATGCAAGGCTTTaactctccccccccccccccccccccccccaggcctgTGGGGTGCTGATTGAGAACAggatctatttttctttcttcctaattactccatttttcagtgtttcagcgAACATTTCTCTGGAGCTCAAAACACTGCATAAAATGTGGGGGGAgggttggtggggtttttgtgttttttaatcaACACAATAATAAATGATTATGGTTATGTTGGGTTTGgatggtttgttttggggtttttttgagagagaaataTCTCTAAGGGCCAAATTTTAGGTAAAGAAAACAATAGAGAAGGAAGTTAGGATGAAgtaattagttttcttttgtatatcATGCTTTGTATTATCTGGATACTGGGATGGATCAAAATTTTTAAGTCAGTGTGGgttgattctttttttgttgttgttcttattTAAATCAAGACTGATCTTAGTTTTGATCTTAGTCAACTTTAATCCTGGATTGTGTTTGTAGTTTTTAATGACTATACACTATTTTTAATCAAAGCTTCCCTTGAAGTAAAAATTGAAGTTTCCCTTACTTGCTGCAacctatttttcttcattgcttaaAGACCTTGATCAAAACTTGGACGCTGTCAGTGTTGATCTGTAACTGTGAAACATCTTTTACTATCATCTCGCATCCTGTGAAGGAAATAGAGCATTTCAAGCAAAACAGGAGATAATGTAGCTATGTGAAAATGTGACAATGAGCAGGATACTGCTACCGTCTATTCAGCAAGCCAGATTTATTCTAatacttaatttcttctgtgatttaTAACATGATTTGTGTGGGGTGTcttgttcatttgttttatcTAGGTGACTCTGGCTCAGAGAGGcgattgtgattttttttttttttttttttttttgctgtaaaaccTCAAGTAAAGAAGAGTGGTTTCTTAATAACTACTTTTTTAATGTGTAGAGTCCCATGTAAATGATGTCTTTGCTTGACTGTAAAGTTTAACAGTAGCTATCCAGTGGTAGAATTCTTTCAAATGTGTTGTTAAAATGTACCAGAGAACTTCTATGTAAATAGTAATTGTAGTCATGAATCTTGTTATGTTTTGTGTTGCCTCTATGGGTaaacaaaaaggctttttattatGAGATGATCATGTTTAGACTTTGCATTTACTGGTCTTAACGCAACACCAGGAGATAATAATTTTACTGAATGCTGTCAGGTATATCTGTTGTTGATTTATTGTAGTAGTTCTTAAAAgttctaaatttttttaattttttttttccccccctcgCCAGaccttaatttattttggattAGGTTTCCCATGGCATGTGAACTAGAAGATAATTTGAAATAGAAGGTCTCTTTATTCTGAAGTGACAGTCTTTATCAAAATGGTTGGAAAACTCAAACAGAACTTGCTATTGGCATGTCTGGTGATCAGTTCAGTGACAGTGTTTTATTTGGGCCAACACGCTATGGAGTGTCACCATCGAATAGAAGAACGCAGCCAGCCTGTGAGGATGGAAAATGTGAGAAGCACAGTAAGAACTGCTTCCAGtgtaaatgcaaacaaaacctttGCTTACAACAAAGACATGCCTTTAATATTTATTGGAGGAGTACCTCGAAGTGGCACTACCTTAATGCGTGCCATGCTTGATGCCCATCCGGATATTCGATGTGGAGAAGAGACAAGGGTAATCCCGCGAATTCTGGCAGTTAAGCAGATGTGGGCTAGATCAAGCAAAGAGAAGATCCGACTGGATGAAGCTGGAGTCACAGATGAGGTTCTGGACTCAGCCATGCAAGCGTTTTTATTGGAAATCATTGTGAAGCATGGGGAGCCTGCTCCATATTTGTGTAACAAAGatccttttgctttaaaatcctTAACTTATCTTGCTAGAATTTTCCCCAATGCCAAATTTCTTCTAATGGTACGGGATGGTCGTGCATCTGTGCATTCCATGATATCTAGAAAAGTCACAATAGCTGGATTTGACCTTAACAGCTACAGGGACTGCTTGACCAAGTGGAATCGTGCTATAGAAACTATGTATAACCAGTGTATGGAGGTTGGTTTTGAAAAGTGTATGCTGGTACATTACGAACAACTCGTATTGCATCCTGAAAGATGGATGAGAACTCTCTTAAAGTTTCTTCGCATCCCATGGAACCAAGCAGTGCTGCACCATGAAGAAATGATTGGAAAAGCAGGGGgtgtttctctttcaaagtGAGTATGAGCATTCCTCCTTTACTTTGTATTGTTCCAAGAGGTAAAATAGTACATTTTGCATGTAAAAGACCAGTCATAACttggtttcagtttttaagTAGCTAATGATGTCTCAGGAAGCTGATTTATGATGCATATTACCTGGAAAATAAGAATCATTGTTAACTAACAATTTGCAATCAGAGATTGCTCCTGCTAAACAATTGTCCTGCTAACATATGTGTATGGAGCATATGAATGaacttttaattaattattgGTCTAACTTGAATTTGGATGTCTACTATCAGCCTTACTTCTAatatagctttgcttttctctgtgccCCAAAATAAAGCTGGACTGTTTTATCTAGACTGGTGTTATTCATCCTAGCAAGATCACCCGTTTGATTTCAGGAACTTAAGTATTGTTGTAAATGCAAGAGTTACATTTGCCAAGAACATACTCTTCCAGGAAACTTGAGAAACTGTTCcaataaaatagaaagcagaaCTGGCGTGCTTTTCTGTTGGCATGTACTCCTAAAAGGACAagcattttgaataaaattaacCTTCTTGTAAGCAAATCTCTCAGAATTCTGTTGTGCCATCTGTGCACCTGATTAGCTACTTTCAGAAACCAAAATCCAGCTCTGCTTAGAAAACCTAGATAGGTATTgtgaatagaaaagaaaaaaaagttagttaatTCTCCAGTTAAACTACTCTATTTGGTTTCTTTGCCGCTATTTACAGCTGAACAACTGAAATATGGAAGCTGGCTGGTCTTTACATTGAGGGGGAAAGGTGTGAATGTTTGAATCTCTCTTCTTATTTTTGCTATGGCAGATATGTCTACCAGATTGTCTTGTTTAAGTTTCTAAAATATTGATCAAAAAGCCCTATTCCAGCAGCAAGGCATGCCCAGTTAAATTCCTTGGCTTCTGTTTCGTGAATATTCATCACTGGCCAAGTGCTTCTGAGTAACAGAGGCACCTTGCACAGCAAGCAGTGTGGGCTGGGTAGAACCATGTCAAACTGTTGAATATAGAGtgattccatttttttaaaactacagttttgagaaataaaaattgagagattttgtttatttaatgcCTAAGGAAGTGACTCTGTGGATTTTCTAATATATTGTAGGGGAATGCGATTTAAAGCAAATCATAGAATTATTAGTCAGCAGCTACAAAGAACTTAAAACTCAGATAATGGTTATAGATTTACAATCTGGAGGTTTCACATCACCATTTCCACTGAAGAAACGCAGCCACCATCGCTGTGTTTCCAGAGCTCTCAGGAAGGCATCTCAACCGTTTTTTCTGCGGTATTGTTTGTTAGCAGAATGAAGCCTTCTGATAATGTTAACCTGAAGCAGTGTACTGTCATAGGTCTCTGCAAGCTGTATCTGCATGTGAACTTCTCTTCAGTTACCTGTATCATGTTACTGCTTCTCAGTGACAGCTGAGGGGGGAGTAAGCTTACTTTTACTGATATAAATAGGTGGTTGTCAAGTTCTGTTAAGTGTCCTGTAAAAATAACTATGCATAATGCCATTTCTAGTAAAATACTACTACCTTACAGGTTCCAgattagcttttttaaaaattaatggacCTCTATACTATAAAACTTGGTAGCCTTACTGAATTCATACAGTTTCGAGTAATATTTCTTGATAAATCTGGTGGAATGGGATGTGAGGAGTTGAAAATACTTGTTCATGTctctaaaaatgaagaaaatggattGTTGAAAGTAAAAAGTGgcttcatgtttatttttgaatCAGACTTTCAGATTTAAGACAAACAAGTGTGAAAGTGTTCATGTCACCCTCAATTCAATCCGTTCACAGAattctttatgcttttattaCCTCTCATGAGATGATATGTGAAagtaatttattatttcagaaggCTCTGGCAATAGTGGAAAAAGAACGAGTTATTAGTGTTTTGTCTGTGGTGTTTTTTATCTAATCAAATACCCTTGAAATAGGTGgtgacatttgtttttcagttgcaaGAGACCTTTATAATTTGATAATGATTTCAGTGACTCAGTCTTTCGAGGGCTGCGGAAAAAACAGTGAATATGAAATTGTCTTAGATGtctgttttatgtatttatatcaTACTAATTGAAATTGTGCAGGTGAATTTGATTTCCTTGTGCCAGTTAAAACCTGCTTTTGGCATCCCTGGCTCCTCACTGCCCTCTCGTGTGCAGCAGAGTGCTGTGGACAGGGACAGCTGCCTGTTTAGGGGGTTCTTGCCCAGACCAGGGGGTAACTGCCCagaaaaattactctttaaAAGATGCTCAGTTTACTGAGAACTTTAGAGTCTGCCACAGCTTATCAAATTCTGACAGCTGAACAAAATATACTTTGCATTAGACTTACTTTTCCTTCTATCAAGTTGCATTTAGCTTGttctcagctgcagcaaaatTCCTTATGGCCTCGGGTGTGCGTGGCTGTTACGTTCTGGGTCAGGTTCTAACCAATGTTGTTGTCTTATGACTTAGAATTTCTCTTTGGGCTTACTGAAGAGTGCTATTTACTTTGCAGTGTGAATACTGTCGTCTTTCAGCTGTAACAACAGAGTGGAGCAGTGGAGCTCCATATTCTGATTAGTAGGTTTCTCCCACCTGACTTCCCAAAGGATGGTGCTGAAGATGACTTCAGAGATAATCTAAGGAAATTCAAAATGCTGCTGTCTTGCAACTCTGTCTTCTCACAGAGCTTTAATTTACCACATGCCTGGTACCAAGTGCTTCAGGCTGTTTCATAATAGtatattaaaatcaaaacacttaAATTTTATATTACAGTTTTTACTGGCAGGAGGAGATCACAGGTACCAAATAATTTGTATTGAAATGTGACATGCATTTAAAAGTTACCAATCCATGGGCCTAGCCTCTGTAGCATAGTAGGGAGAGTATGAAGATctagataaaattatttccccaTTTGTCTGCAAGGTATTAGGTAGGGTATAAAACCTCTGAAGTCAAAGAATGAACTACTATTATAAATCTGCAAAGGCTGTGATACTGTGTAAAGACTTAAGTAAATGCACAGAGAAACCTGTCTCAGTCATCTTCCACTCACCATTAAGACTTTCAGATCTTTCAGACAGTCTCAGCATCCACTTCAGAGACATGATGCCTGCTCGGGTCAGGTCCAACATCAGGTGCTTGGATGTGTTTTAACTGTTGAAGggtttttgaaaagaaatctgacAAGAGTTTGttgtcttgaaatattttaaaacactttaagaAAGAGATTGTGGTATCATTAAAAGATCTTTATAATGATGTTACTACCTGGTggcagaaagcaaatgtttatatttttaactcatctgaaataaaaattaactgtgtCAAATGAAATCTGTATCAGATGAATGAAGCTCTAGGTCAGTGTaaggtgttttattttcagttgtatATGGAGTTAAATTGTGAGTGCAGGCTGTTTCTCTTCCAGAGATGATCTAGCCACCCAGTGGCTGGCAGAATTCTTCAGGCAGTGAGCTgattccctttttctcttattCCAGACTCAGAAACTCTTATGCAATAGTCTGTTACTAGCAAGATTAGATCCTAGACAGTCTGTATTTAAGATTCTGACTTTGTCTGTTCCCCTGGCTGCTTGATTTGAGGAAACTGTTGACTGCCTTACTCTCTTCTCCTGCGTTTGCTTAGTAatccctgctttttctgttgctcatGCAGGCCTAGCCTCACTGTTGTTCTATTTCACTTAGTATTTTTGCCccttattttggtttttatccAGCTGCAAGGAGAAACACTGCAAAGGTTTTAAGGATGTGCACCGCAGCATTTGGAGTAGCGGGAAACTTTGTGGTTTGAAGTAATTGCCAACGTGGCTGTTCAAGGAATGTATTATGGCTGGACTACATGCTGTAACTAGTATTGTTAATATAGCTCTGGCATTTGCATCCTAACTGCAAACAGCTGTGGTCACCACTGATGCAAAGAAATGTCAACCCTTTTATAGCAATTTTTATTAGGCTTATTATGAAAATAGCTGTCTAGGCAAAAGTACTTCAGAATatactatttttaatacataactTTCATTTGGTTCTAGTACAGATGCAGAAGTATTTGGGGTTAGTCCTGTGTTCCGTGCTACCAGCTGCTTTCAAAGCTGAAACTGTTCCTGTGGTTTTGCAGTGGAGCCTGGAAGCACTGACCAGGCAGCATTTGCCATATGTGTACATAATCAAATTTGCCAAGACTTGGTatgtttccttgttttgctctgtCTGGTTTTTTGGgtgtttctttcctcctgtcCCCAATCTGTCTTCCCCTGTACTCTTCAGATGTTCTTTGGTCTGAAGAATCTTTCCCACGAATTGTGTTTTACTCTTCTTTCCACCTTAactgaaaggacagaaaagtaTTGAAACAGAAGACCAAATGTGGTAGAGTACATTTTTGAATTGGTGCCTAGGAGCAGCTAAATGTAGTCCCCTGCTTATCTCTTGCCAGCCATTAATCACCAGGAAATGTTTCATGCTGAGCTTGTGACCAGACTAAAATGACAGTGGGACAAAACATACACActttaaatgtgcttttacaACAGGATGAGATATCCATATGTGTACTAATTTAGGTCCTAATTGATATATAGGACCCATTGTTTTGGGGTTCCAATAAGCTATTAGCCAAGCCCATTACCTGGTTCTCACAGTATCACCCTTATTTTAAATGGTCAAATCAATCTGCAGTTTTGGTGAAGGGATTTTGGGTTTGGCTGGCTCTGTCTGAGAGGGAGAGGACTGTAAATCTTACACTTTTCAAACACCTAGTGATAAATTTTTATTGAGGGTCCCAGCCAGCATGGTTCTGTGGACTCCTGACTGTTGTGGTGCTTTGTCCTCTGCCTTGTCACTTTGAACTTCTGAAACTCAACTCTTAACAGCTATTTTCTTGCTAATTTGATGTGAAGTCAGATGCTCATCTTCTAATGAGAAGGATCAAAAAGGCAATGCCCAGACTTTTTAGTTTGCTATACAGACTTGTGATGTCAGGCCAATAGCCTTCAGGAAGGCTGAAATTTGGTTGCAACTCTCTGGTCCCAAAATCCCATTCTGAGTTCTGCCTTCAGTTTGAGCTACTGAATATGGTTGAAGAGAATAAGGCTGAAAATTCTGGGGGTTGTCTTACAGTTTGTTGTTTGTCAGGTGCTTACTCATCAGCTTCTGCAGCAATCTGTGAAGGCCCTGCTTGCCAAGACAGTTTCCCCATGGGTGACCATTTCCCTGTCTGGTTTGGTCTTTGTTGATTGTGTTTGAAGTTACTGACCTTCCAGCATTGTATGACTaacttccttcctctctcctggaAGAATTTTAGCTATGATGACAAGTAAAAAAGAGTAATAAGGTAAAGACTGGTGTTTAGATCAAATTGAGTTAATGACTGGCAGACATGCATGCATAGTTTGTAATTTAAGGCTTTCATTGCACAGTACAGTGTGCATCTGAATGGGATGCCTCTTGCTATTGATTTAATGTTTGTCTGCTGTGCAACAatttttcagcctcttcttTGACTCATGAGGTTAATTAGATAACTGGAATCACACTCGTTCCTCTTGTAAGTTGACTGATGTCAGTCTTGagagcaattttattttagttcagGCTTTTGGACTCGGAAACT from Aquila chrysaetos chrysaetos chromosome 10, bAquChr1.4, whole genome shotgun sequence harbors:
- the TPST1 gene encoding protein-tyrosine sulfotransferase 1 isoform X1, coding for MVGKLKQNLLLACLVISSVTVFYLGQHAMECHHRIEERSQPVRMENVRSTVRTASSVNANKTFAYNKDMPLIFIGGVPRSGTTLMRAMLDAHPDIRCGEETRVIPRILAVKQMWARSSKEKIRLDEAGVTDEVLDSAMQAFLLEIIVKHGEPAPYLCNKDPFALKSLTYLARIFPNAKFLLMVRDGRASVHSMISRKVTIAGFDLNSYRDCLTKWNRAIETMYNQCMEVGFEKCMLVHYEQLVLHPERWMRTLLKFLRIPWNQAVLHHEEMIGKAGGVSLSKVERSTDQVIKPVNVEALSKWVGKIPADVLQDMPVIAPMLAKLGYDPYANPPNYGKPDQKVVENTRRVYKGEFQLPDFLKEVPQPKKTVERKSRGKIK
- the TPST1 gene encoding protein-tyrosine sulfotransferase 1 isoform X2; the protein is MVGKLKQNLLLACLVISSVTVFYLGQHAMECHHRIEERSQPVRMENVRSTVRTASSVNANKTFAYNKDMPLIFIGGVPRSGTTLMRAMLDAHPDIRCGEETRVIPRILAVKQMWARSSKEKIRLDEAGVTDEVLDSAMQAFLLEIIVKHGEPAPYLCNKDPFALKSLTYLARIFPNAKFLLMVRDGRASVHSMISRKVTIAGFDLNSYRDCLTKWNRAIETMYNQCMEVGFEKCMLVHYEQLVLHPERWMRTLLKFLRIPWNQAVLHHEEMIGKAGGVSLSKVERSTDQVIKPVNVEALSKWVGKIPADVLQDMPVIAPMLAKLGYDPYANPPNYGKPDQKVVENTRRVYKGEFQLPDFLKEVPQTEPME